The Anaerolineae bacterium genome segment GATGGGTGCCCAGGCGTTGGGCAAGAACACCTACTGGTACAAGATGATCGCGTTGGTGGTCGGTTCCGGGCTGGCCGGCCTGGCCGGCGGCCTCTTCGCCCATTACATGAACTTCATTGACCCTTCCAGCTTCGTCATGTGGCTCACCTTCTTCATTTTCCTGGCGATCATGATGGGTGGTCTGGGGAATAACCTGGGCGCGGTGGTGGCCACCGGCGTGCTGCTGGTCCTGCGCGAGGGACTGCGCTTTGCCGGCCTGCCGCCGGCCGTCGCCGCCCCCCTCCAACAGCTCATCTTCGGCATCCTGCTCATTGTCATGACCATCTTCGCCCCGCGCGGCCTGATCCCTGAGCAAAAGCCCAGATACGACTGACGAGGAGCCTGACACGTGCTGCGCATCGAGAACCTTTCCAAGGACTTCGGCGGTCTGCGAGCGGTGGATCACTGCTCCTTTGAGGTGCCGGCCGGCACCATCTTCGGCCTCATCGGCCCCAACGGGAGCGGCAAAAGCACCATCTTCAACCTGGTGACCGGCTTCTTGCTCCCCACCGAGGGCGAGATATATTTCAAGGGAGAGCGCATCACCGGCTGGCCGCCGTATGCCATCGTCCGCAAGGGCATCGCCCGCACCTTCCAGTTGGTGCGCGTCTTCCGCAACATGACCGTCCTGGAGAACATGTTAATGGGGCCCAAGCATCAGGTGGGGGAGAATTTCGTCGCCGGCGTGCTGAACCTGCCGGCAGTGCGCCGGCAGGAGCGC includes the following:
- a CDS encoding branched-chain amino acid ABC transporter permease encodes the protein AGVPLSALIGFIIGLPTVKLVGDYLAVVTMGLGEITRAVFKNWVPVTRGPMGLPGIPHMSLFGFKLDTAPLFLAFSFVMVAISFIFVERIRLSPFGRVLRGVREDEMGAQALGKNTYWYKMIALVVGSGLAGLAGGLFAHYMNFIDPSSFVMWLTFFIFLAIMMGGLGNNLGAVVATGVLLVLREGLRFAGLPPAVAAPLQQLIFGILLIVMTIFAPRGLIPEQKPRYD